One Ictalurus furcatus strain D&B chromosome 21, Billie_1.0, whole genome shotgun sequence genomic region harbors:
- the rbm12 gene encoding RNA-binding protein 12, with protein MAVVIRLQGLPIVAGTMDIRHFFSGLTIPDGGVHIVGGDHGEAFIVFATDEDARLGMMRTGGTIKGSKVSLLLSSKTEMQNMIELSRRRFETGNADGASGNSNRSGPPNIGGTERVSLPTTAQGFSNTTSTTATTAVSVNEPVSNKSAPTFASTTMGNMPPNFNNFSSPNLSMGSTMTTAMSSLSTVPPPIPPLPTMPTLPPMPPMPGPPPVSTLPPVPAVNPLTSVPPVPPMAHMQHLSALPPFNPGVPPPVGPVGGGLAGSGPPLSLGNPNPMFLNPLNPLNPLNLQAHLKSALMNPDELYIQVQGLPYSTSEIEIGEFFHGLGVDSIRILRDGLGRSSGRALVKFFTPQDSFEALKRNTGMIGQRYIEISPASERQWRDTQGSGAEHLKVNSDSEQNRHHRGSITSASPSGRERARSRSPHKQEFCVYLKGLPYEAENKQIFEFFKNLDIVEDSIYIAYGPNGRATGEGFVEFRNEMDYKVALGCHMQYMGSRFIQVHPITKKNMFEKIDAIRKRMQGSQGDHKGNLSEGGKGARICAHITNIPYNVSKKDVRLFLDGIQLFEDSLKVLVDGNGNGLGQAVVQFKSEEDAHKAERLHRQKLNGRDAFVHLVTYEQMKEVERNPPPQSKRGQKAQNNSLAHAHAHAQAQAQAQAQAQVQAQIQAQAQHAFPGMTGEEFSFLRSAVGNLGNGPPFVNPFAAPGNGLAGPPPLPPLGTALGDVSLSVPPPIVGGHLPGPVLEPPGFRPGGNSAPPGFVGAPESLRSMPSFDNGSSRKGASQNRGGNQSRSAGSQPAFGPSSENPRASITGGVGNPRPTIVKIQNMPFTVTVDEILDFFYGYKVLPGSVCLQFSEKGLPTGEAMVAFDSHDEAMSAVMDLNDRPIGARKVKITMG; from the coding sequence ATGGCTGTGGTCATCCGTTTGCAGGGCCTCCCTATTGTGGCGGGCACCATGGACATTCGCCATTTCTTCTCCGGTCTGACAATCCCGGATGGTGGCGTGCATATTGTAGGGGGTGACCATGGTGAAGCTTTTATCGTGTTTGCAACAGATGAAGATGCAAGGCTTGGAATGATGCGCACAGGGGGAACAATCAAAGGTTCCAAAGTGTCACTGTTACTTAGCAGCAAAACTGAGATGCAAAACATGATTGAGTTGAGCCGCAGGCGTTTCGAAACTGGTAATGCAGATGGTGCTTCAGGAAATAGTAATAGGTCAGGGCCTCCCAATATTGGAGGAACTGAAAGGGTTAGCTTGCCAACCACTGCACAAGGTTTTAGTAATACCACTTCAACTACAGCAACCACAGCTGTCTCTGTTAATGAGCCTGTAAGCAACAAAAGTGCTCCAACCTTTGCTTCTACAACCATGGGTAACATGCCTCCAAACTTTAATAATTTCAGCAGCCCAAATCTTAGCATGGGGTCCACCATGACTACTGCGATGTCCTCCTTAAGTACTGTACCTCCTCCAATACCCCCCTTGCCTACGATGCCAACCTTACCACCTATGCCACCCATGCCAGGACCACCACCAGTGTCCACATTACCCCCAGTACCAGCTGTAAACCCTTTAACCTCAGTGCCACCAGTCCCTCCCATGGCTCACATGCAACACCTCTCTGCACTCCCTCCTTTCAATCCTGGTGTTCCCCCGCCAGTTGGACCTGTGGGTGGTGGTCTTGCTGGCTCAGGACCACCTTTGTCTCTAGGAAACCCAAATCCAATGTTTCTTAACCCACTAAACCCTCTAAATCCGCTTAATCTCCAGGCCCATTTGAAATCAGCACTGATGAACCCTGATGAGTTGTACATACAGGTTCAAGGCCTTCCTTACAGTACATCTGAAATTGAAATTGGAGAATTTTTCCACGGATTAGGGGTTGACTCTATTCGGATACTCAGAGATGGTCTTGGAAGGAGCAGTGGCAGGGCTTTGGTAAAATTTTTTACACCCCAAGATTCCTTTGAAGCGCTTAAACGAAACACTGGTATGATAGGCCAAAGGTATATAGAAATATCTCCTGCTTCAGAGAGGCAATGGAGAGATACGCAGGGGTCAGGTGCAGAGCATCTTAAAGTAAACAGTGACTCAGAGCAGAATCGGCATCATCGTGGAAGTATTACCTCCGCTTCCCCTTCTGGTCGAGAACGTGCTAGGTCTCGGTCACCTCATAAACAGGAgttctgtgtgtatttaaagGGGCTCCCGTATGAAGCAGAAAATAAGCagatatttgaatttttcaAAAACCTGGACATTGTTGAAGACAGCATTTACATTGCATATGGACCCAATGGCAGGGCAACAGGGGAGGGTTTTGTTGAGTTTAGAAATGAAATGGACTATAAAGTTGCTCTTGGATGCCACATGCAGTACATGGGAAGTCGATTTATACAAGTGCACCCtatcacaaagaaaaacatgtttgaaaAGATTGATGCAATTCGCAAAAGAATGCAGGGTTCCCAGGGGGATCATAAAGGTAACTTATCAGAGGGTGGAAAGGGTGCTCGAATTTGTGCTCATATAACAAATATCCCCTATAATGTGTCAAAGAAAGATGTACGCCTGTTTTTGGATGGAATTCAGTTGTTTGAAGACAGCCTCAAAGTACTAGTTGATGGCAATGGTAATGGCCTTGGCCAAGCCGTGGTGCAGTTTAAATCTGAGGAGGATGCCCATAAAGCTGAAAGATTACATAGGCAAAAGTTAAATGGCAGGGATGCTTTTGTCCACTTGGTTACATATGAGCAGATGAAGGAGGTTGAGAGAAACCCTCCCCCACAGTCAAAGCGGGGACAAAAGGCTCAAAACAATTCCcttgcacatgcacatgcacatgccCAGGCCCAGGCCCAGGCCCAAGCTCAGGCCCAAGTGCAAGCCCAAATCCAAGCTCAAGCACAACATGCTTTCCCTGGAATGACCGGGGAGGAGTTCAGTTTTCTTCGAAGTGCTGTGGGGAACCTTGGTAATGGCCCTCCTTTTGTCAACCCATTTGCTGCCCCAGGTAATGGCTTAGCAGGCCCACCACCTCTACCTCCATTAGGTACAGCCTTGGGTGATGTTTCGCTTTCTGTTCCTCCACCTATTGTTGGGGGGCACTTACCAGGGCCTGTCTTGGAGCCCCCTGGTTTCCGACCCGGTGGCAACAGTGCACCTCCTGGTTTTGTTGGCGCCCCAGAGAGCTTAAGGAGCATGCCTTCATTTGATAATGGATCTTCAAGGAAAGGCGCAAGTCAAAACCGTGGTGGAAACCAAAGTCGTTCAGCAGGCTCTCAACCTGCCTTTGGTCCATCCTCTGAAAACCCAAGGGCATCAATCACTGGTGGTGTAGGCAACCCACGGCCCACCATTGTCAAAATTCAAAATATGCCTTTTACTGTCACAGTTGATGAAATATTAGATTTCTTCTATGGTTATAAGGTGTTGCCTGGCTCTGTGTGCCTGCAATTTAGTGAGAAGGGACTGCCTACAGGAGAGGCAATGGTTGCATTTGATTCCCATGATGAAGCAATGTCTGCTGTTATGGACCTAAATGATAGGCCTATTGGTGCAAGAAAAGTAAAAATCACTATGGGATGA